One stretch of Gouania willdenowi chromosome 16, fGouWil2.1, whole genome shotgun sequence DNA includes these proteins:
- the LOC114477419 gene encoding uncharacterized protein LOC114477419 isoform X1: MNSVVDWLLENRDKIEKGVHIMGQASEVLASTVGQLHPVLEAVFVASAELLSNPESMEAQYLTKQFAEVNQQLEGIQDEIDKLALELQKTSMNKQNFDREAQMISQYEKFQDFVNAKPKFKEKKMAKFLSQYENTDADLNLDALYNAVMGENTSGDPMLDTVVAIEQRSRRAVEDFCARLKKLFVVGIIAVMGYTALKEGAVGEEMVKKWQQRMEDVEKRMKAAVEECTENFADQAKMDLEHILQENPGTVDPEFTKSLLEKLVKKYDWVNWSIRAFANRERIFFFNWLAGTKCHGSDGTNWFDILTRNKIKVVVSFCVDPKPINKSEILEQIEKQKLKGNMMAVALALKKSFPNCLVHAVSHYKAVVETNNFQEDCYYYEKHKRAFLCIHPE, from the coding sequence ATGAACAGTGTGGTGGACTGGCTCCTAGAGAACAGGGACAAGATCGAGAAAGGGGTTCACATCATGGGCCAGGCGTCCGAGGTGTTGGCCTCCACCGTGGGGCAGCTCCACCCGGTGCTGGAGGCCGTGTTCGTGGCCTCGGCCGAGCTCCTCAGCAACCCCGAAAGCATGGAGGCGCAGTATCTCACCAAGCAGTTCGCAGAGGTCAACCAGCAGCTGGAGGGGATCCAAGACGAGATCGACAAGCTCGCCCTGGAGCTGCAGAAGACATCCATGAACAAGCAGAACTTCGACCGCGAGGCGCAGATGATCAGCCAGTACGAGAAGTTCCAAGACTTCGTCAACGCTAAGCCGAAGTTTAAGGAGAAGAAGATGGCAAAATTCCTGAGCCAGTACGAGAACACCGATGCCGATTTGAACCTGGACGCCCTCTACAATGCCGTCATGGGGGAAAACACCTCCGGAGACCCCATGTTGGACACCGTGGTGGCCATCGAGCAGAGGAGCAGGAGGGCCGTAGAGGACTTCTGCGCTCGCCTCAAGAAGCTTTTTGTGGTGGGTATTATCGCCGTCATGGGCTACACCGCCTTGAAGGAGGGCGCCGTTGGAGAGGAGATGGTGAAAAAGTGGCAACAACGGATGGAGGATGTGGAGAAACGGATGAAAGCCGCTGTGGAGGAGTGCACGGAGAACTTTGCCGACCAAGCCAAGATGGACTTGGAGCACATTCTCCAGGAGAACCCTGGCACGGTGGATCCAGAGTTCACAAAATCTCTCCTGGAGAAGCTGGTGAAGAAATACGACTGGGTAAACTGGTCCATCAGGGCCTTCGCCAACCGTGAGCGCATTTTCTTCTTCAACTGGCTGGCTGGAACCAAGTGCCACGGCAGCGACGGCACCAACTGGTTTGACATTTTGACCCGGAACAAGATCAAGGTGGTGGTTTCGTTCTGCGTCGACCCCAAACCCATCAACAAGAGTGAGATCCTGGAGCAGATTGAGAAGCAGAAGCTGAAGGGGAACATGATGGCCGTGGCTCTGGCTCTGAAGAAGAGTTTCCCCAACTGCCTGGTCCACGCCGTCAGCCATTACAAGGCGGTGGTGGAGACCAATAACTTCCAAGAGGACTGCTACTACTACGAGAAACACAAAAGGGCCTTCCTGTGTATCCACCCGGAGTAG